GATGTGGAGGATGCACTTGTAAATGAAGCATTGGGGTAGGTGGCATTTAAGGGGGTTTGCATGTAGGGAAGTGCACCCACATGCAGGAGAGAGAAGATTTAGGTGGGCCCTTTAAAGTTGTCAACTAAATAATTAAATACAACTATGCATGTGAACGGCTATTTttttaaaatggttttttttttccaacagctatatttaaaaaaacggCTAGTttttccccctataaatacccattaaAACTAACTCATTTTTCACCCCAAAATCTTACAAACTCTCAATTTTTTTATCACACTCTGAAAATGGATCCAAGACGTCAATTTTCTTTCACTGGTTTGTTAAACGATGATGATAATGATCAGCAAAACCCACAAAAACAACCATCATTCCCTCTTTTCTCATCACAACCACAAAACTTTTCTCAGTTGTTCACAAGCACATTCATATCCCCAGTTTCAACAAGGATTTTCATTCCCCCAATTTGGACAATTTCCAGTCATGCCACAGTTTCAACAACCTGCTTTTGATCCTCAACAATTTCTTCAATGGCAACAGCTTCAACAAACCTCTCAAATGCAACAACCTCAGTTTCAACAAACTCAAGAAGATCTTGTGGAATCACCATCAAAAGCAAAGCCGCAAAAAAAGAAGCCAAGCAAGATGATGACTCAGAAGAATGACGAAATTTCAACACCAACGAGTCGTCAAAAGTGGCCTCAAAGTGATGAGGTTTTGCTAGCCCAAGGTGTGATTTCAACTTCTATGAATCCAATCATTGGCAACAACCAAAATGCGGAGGCCTATTGGGGTAAGATTGAAAAATACTACAATGAAAATGAACCTGTAGTTCCACGAGATGCTCACAATCTACGAACTCATTGGCATATGTTTAAATGTAAGGTGAATAGATTTAATGAGTTGTATTTACAAGTCAAGTCTCGTTACAAAAGCGGTTGGTCAGATGACAAGTACATCCAAGAGGCTAGACAATTGTATATCAATGATCCATCTAACAAGACTTCTGCTACTTTCACATACGAACACGTATGGAATGTTGTAAAAGAGCATGGTAAGTACAACTCTGCTACGCATGTTCATGGCTTTCAACCCCCTAAAAGAACAAAATCTAATAGCTCGAGGGGGTATACGCGTTCTGCTTCTGATGCCAACTTTGGTCAAGCTTCTGAATTCACAATATCACTTAAAGATGTTGATAATGAAGACTCTGAAGTTCAAGTTCAGCAGGTTGCTCCAACATGTCCAACTGGGAGGAACAAGGCCAAAGCCAAGCTAAAAGGCAAAGCAGGAATAGAGTCGTCTGAATACGACATGAGGAAGCTAAAGCTTATTGATGAGATATCCTCGACCAATCGTGCTAAGAATGAAGCGATCACCAAATTCGAGCATAGAATCGATAAATTCTATGAAATTGAGCAAAAGAAGCTCGAGATGAAACAGAAAAAAATGCTCTTACTTGACACCACTAACATGAATCCAGATCAACAAGCCGAACACGAGGCAATGTGCGCTGAAATCCGTGAGAAATACGGCTACAATCGTATTTAACGGCTAGCTTATTTATGTATTTTAATTTTTAGGAAAATGTAATTTCTTTTTATGCAATGTAAGTTTAATTTTTAGGAAAATGTAATTTCTTTTTATGCAATGTAAGTTCAAATTCCCAACGGCtagtttaattttaaaaaaaaaaaattcaaattccCAACGGGtagtttaatttaaaaaaaaatcaaattccaacggctagtttatttaaaaaaagttcAAATTCCCAACGGCTAGTTAAACGGCTAGTTTAATTTTAAAAGGATTCAAATTCCCAACGGCTAGTTTAACGGGtagtttaattaaaaataattcgAATTCCCAACGGCtagtttaattttaaaaaaaaatcaaattccaacggctagtttatttaaaaaaaaagttcaaATTCCCAACGGctagtttaattaaaaaaaattcccAATGGCTAGTTTTTCCCCATCACTATATATACCTATCTAGACCAACCATTTTCACATGCACATTCCCTTTCCCTCAAAGACTTCTCTCTACAATTCAAAATGAGTTCAGATGATGAACAAGTCCCACAAAACATCCGGATGATGTTGACTCAACACTTTCAACATCTCATTTCCGACGATTTTGAAGAATTAGCAATGCAGCTGTTTGAGCTTGATGCTCAATATGAGGCTGATTCACAAGAGGGAAGTTCTTCTAGACAGAAGGGGAAACGGAAATACATAAATAGAGGCCGAAAGGATGGAGATGCCCGTTTGTGGAACGATTACTTTGCTCCAGAGCCGGTATACGAGGAAAGCTTCTTTAGACGAAGGTTCCAATGAGCATACGTCTTTTTAATCGCATTGTTGAAGAAATCTCGAAACCAGGTAGCTGTCAACATTTTAAGTATTTCACACAAAGATACGATGCTCTTGGTGCCATTCGTCAGTTGGCTTATGGTGCATCAGCTGACTAATGCGATGAGTACATACGCATTGGTGAAAGCACTTCTATTGAATGTCTACACAAGTTCTGTAGGTCTATTGTTGAGGTTTTTGGACCTCGATATCTTAGAAGGCCCAACCAAGATGACATTCAACGATTGCTACAACTGCATTCTGAAAAACATGGGTTTGTCGGAATGCTTAGAAGCATAGATTGTATGCATTGGGGTTGGAAAAACTGCCCCACGGCTTAGAAAGGACAATACACTCGAGGTGATCATGGTGTTGgtacattaatgtctatcgcctccgtcatctcagttcgtagctgaaacagaagaactatagtgtttacaatgtaatatcttgttactaaaggcaaggtggcattattgtaaataaggaaagattccttatcacctttggcctataaatagaagccttaggcttttagttagaaacttttgccattttgatctttggagcttagaggttagagagagaagctagagagagaaagtagagagagaaaggcaaaaggtgattcacggttcttgtatcttttcaaatctatcaaagaatcacgttaatagtacgtctcgtgtgtttcaGTTATTCACGTTCACggtttccgcacgtcgaacgtgtcatacgcaatcgtttcggagtcaaaccggtcctaacaagtggtatcagagcgggagCTCGATTGCACAGATCAAACGCACGAATTCGCACAGAAATCCTTCAGATTCAGAGTCGAATTTactcagatttgtcaaatttcttcatactttcttgttcttcacgtttttatCTGAAAATCGCAAAATTAACAGTGTTTTTATGGTTAAAATTGGATGAAAgtttgatatgttgtgcgcctATATCTGATCTATgatcctacaaattttcaggtcaaaattccaagccgtttgagAGAAATCAGTGATTTTGTGTTCGTTTGAGCTGAAACTGTTCGTCATGTTGATGTCAAactctgttcgatcgaacagcagaaGTCCTACTTGAATCGAGTAGACCAACCGTACGGTTAGGCTAGTCGAACGGCTAGCAAAGTGCTAACCGTTCGAACAGGAAGTTATCACTCGAACAGGAATTTTGGATCGAACAGGAATTTTGGATCGAACAGGAATTTTGGATCGAACAGGAATTTtgaatcgaacagctgttcgatcggttggcctaATCGAACGGCTAGCAcctcctgttcgatcgaatagaaACCTCAGACATTCATTAAAACGTTGACTTGTTGACCTAGCCGAACGACTAGGACTCACCTCCTTTTTCTCCCAATCGAACAGCATCCattcccaaccgatcggctagcaaagtgctaaccgatcggctagaaACTCTTGATCGAACAGCATATTAGTGCACttcaatcgaacagctgttcgatcggctagaaagTCATTCAATCGAACAGCTGGTTAAAAATTGGTTCGAACAGCTATTCGATCGAATAGCAGGTCTTTGAGAAGTGTTAAAGCTTTTAGTAATAatcctaaccgatcggctagcaagtgctAACCGAACGGCCAGCATTTGTCCCTAACCGAGTGAACACTACTTCCTACTCGATCGAACAGAAGGTTGTGTGAATCGAGTAGGtaactcgatcgaacagctgttcgatcggctagcaaagtcCCACTCGAACAACAATACCTttctactcgatcggctagcactacctcctaaccgatcggctagcatccatttcttatccgatcggctagcatccctCCCTACTCGATTGGCTAGCATCCATTACTACTCGATCGGCTAGTAACCATCCCCATCCATTCGGTTGACAAAAATCAAATTGAATAAATATTCTAGAATTGATTTGAATCATAAAATTTTTTAAATCATATCAAATCAATTAGTTTCCAAAATCAAGTTTGTTAAAAGTCTTTGAACT
The Helianthus annuus cultivar XRQ/B chromosome 6, HanXRQr2.0-SUNRISE, whole genome shotgun sequence genome window above contains:
- the LOC110925349 gene encoding glutathione S-transferase T3-like; protein product: MPQFQQPAFDPQQFLQWQQLQQTSQMQQPQFQQTQEDLVESPSKAKPQKKKPSKMMTQKNDEISTPTSRQKWPQSDEVLLAQGVISTSMNPIIGNNQNAEAYWGKIEKYYNENEPVVPRDAHNLRTHWHMFKCKVNRFNELYLQVKSRYKSGWSDDKYIQEARQLYINDPSNKTSATFTYEHVWNVVKEHGKYNSATHVHGFQPPKRTKSNSSRGYTRSASDANFGQASEFTISLKDVDNEDSEVQVQQVAPTCPTGRNKAKAKLKGKAGIESSEYDMRKLKLIDEISSTNRAKNEAITKFEHRIDKFYEIEQKKLEMKQKKMLLLDTTNMNPDQQAEHEAMCAEIREKYGYNRI